One genomic segment of Bremerella alba includes these proteins:
- a CDS encoding sigma-54-dependent transcriptional regulator — protein MASILIIDDDPDLILQQVRAVLKGTATDILSAETGSEGIHIVQEQLPSVVLLDLRLPDGSGLDVYQSIRQIDARIPVVFITTAKGADTAIEAMKQGAYDYLFKPVELRQLERVVHEAFEVSRRMREPTVVVENMPEDAMEGAIIGNCQAMLDVYKAIGRVSVQDVPVLITGESGTGKELVARAIYQHGNRANAAFLALNCAAIPEHLLESELFGHEKGAFTGADRRRIGKFEQCNGGTLFLDEIGDMPLPLQAKLLRVMQEQTFERVGGNESIQTDVRLIAATHRDLKVWSDEGKFRPDLYYRLGVFSLHLPALRDRGDDLNMLVQHCLRKFSQELGRSVQSVAPDTLSQLKAYSWPGNIRELQNVLKQALLAASGDILLPIFLPELTSNRMESPSPPATALNPELESLVEELINSKSTDVYATVHSHIDRFLLKRVLEHTGGSQHKAAKLLGVARQTLRTKLKELGIHMTIHVENEDR, from the coding sequence ATGGCATCCATCCTGATCATTGATGATGATCCTGACCTGATTCTGCAGCAAGTGAGGGCCGTCTTAAAGGGAACAGCCACAGATATCCTATCCGCTGAGACTGGCTCGGAAGGCATTCACATTGTTCAGGAGCAACTACCCAGCGTGGTGTTACTCGATTTGCGATTGCCTGACGGTTCTGGCCTGGATGTGTATCAAAGCATCCGTCAAATCGACGCCCGAATTCCGGTAGTTTTTATTACCACGGCAAAAGGTGCCGACACAGCGATCGAGGCCATGAAACAGGGCGCCTACGACTATCTCTTCAAGCCTGTCGAGCTACGTCAGTTGGAGCGAGTCGTCCATGAAGCGTTTGAAGTTTCTCGACGGATGCGAGAACCTACCGTCGTTGTCGAGAACATGCCTGAAGATGCCATGGAGGGGGCAATTATCGGTAATTGTCAGGCAATGCTGGATGTTTACAAGGCAATTGGACGGGTATCGGTTCAGGATGTCCCGGTTTTGATTACGGGTGAAAGCGGCACAGGCAAGGAACTGGTGGCGAGGGCCATCTACCAACACGGCAATCGAGCCAACGCTGCGTTCTTAGCGCTCAACTGTGCTGCGATTCCGGAGCATCTGTTGGAAAGCGAGCTTTTCGGCCACGAGAAGGGCGCATTTACTGGGGCCGATCGACGTAGAATTGGCAAATTTGAACAGTGCAATGGAGGAACTTTGTTTCTCGATGAGATCGGCGACATGCCCTTGCCCCTGCAGGCCAAACTACTCCGAGTCATGCAAGAACAGACTTTTGAACGCGTAGGGGGAAACGAGTCCATCCAAACCGACGTTCGATTGATCGCCGCAACCCATCGCGATTTGAAAGTCTGGTCCGACGAGGGGAAATTCCGCCCCGATCTTTACTATCGACTTGGCGTGTTCTCCCTCCATTTGCCAGCGCTCCGCGATCGAGGGGACGATCTCAATATGCTGGTCCAGCATTGTCTGCGTAAATTCAGTCAAGAATTGGGACGTAGCGTCCAGTCAGTTGCTCCAGATACGCTCAGTCAACTAAAGGCATATTCCTGGCCAGGAAATATTCGCGAGTTGCAGAACGTCCTGAAGCAAGCCCTTCTCGCGGCTAGTGGTGATATCCTGCTACCCATTTTTTTGCCCGAATTGACGAGCAATCGCATGGAAAGCCCCTCGCCACCTGCCACGGCCTTGAATCCAGAGCTGGAATCTCTGGTGGAGGAGTTGATCAACTCAAAGTCTACGGATGTCTATGCGACGGTGCATTCGCACATCGATCGCTTTCTTCTAAAACGAGTTCTTGAGCATACCGGCGGCAGTCAGCACAAAGCGGCCAAACTCCTGGGAGTTGCTCGACAGACGCTTCGCACGAAACTGAAGGAGCTTGGTATCCACATGACAATCCATGTCGAAAACGAAGACCGTTGA
- a CDS encoding response regulator → MRFQHLRSHFLVAGGLLLAAIGSCGAWSIVTIQRMGARMGDTLNTHQQAIDIAVDMITLLEEEDEAILMAIGGKPTDAQEKLGLERQRFDSAYQRLRPLLESDADRNTYGKVQRSVAQFRTVSDRLLSEMNTPDALDTYVNTIHPAMALAKEDCRYFREVNVNAMQHEGIEARRDASQNGLAIFCVTVTALLVSSGVLWRLTHRILRPMNALGSAVEAIGKGDLEHRVEVFESDELGRLAEGFNRMADRIADFRRELEQQFRQMAENIREIFWIVDLNQSKLVYVSPGYEEVWGRSCESFYQAPEEQIEYVIPEDREVVQQNLEDLRQGSFRVAEFRIVRPDGAIRWIRRRSFPLTSDTGIGHRVAGLSEDITSRRLAENQLKESEERFRGTFENAAVGMAHGHIHGQFLRVNQKLCDIMGYGRDDVLKRTFVDLTHPDDATDSKAKFDALVRGMIDSYSEEKRLVRQDGSFVWVHVFVSLQRDPNQQPLHTIHVIEDISERKRLEEQIRQAKEIAEEANLAKDEFLANVSHEIRTPMNAILGMTELVLDTELRDDQRQCLKTVKSAGDNLLRIINDLLDFSKIEAGKMVLEESPFSLRAIIGETLRALAARAHQKSLELICEIHPQTPDGLLGDAGRLRQVLLNVIGNAIKFTQAGEVMVEVEAQLLEESRQSRVTFAITDTGIGIPIHMQRRIFEAFEQEDTSTTRKYGGTGLGLSIAARLVELMGGEIEVDSEPGKGSTFKFTATFEIQAGNDNAQGTTLPSDVSGMRVLVVDDNATNRRILEGTLRRWNMRPDCVPDAGIATEVLWNAVNENRPYELILLDSRMPETDGLTLASRIREWQPMASLPIVMLTSGERPGDVIRLRELKINARLLKPVQQEELLDVILRLTKQAEAEELPTTVLDMEMKSTSPYPQIERHFNILVAEDNEFNAAMVERLLKTNGYQVRIATTGREALDMAVRGGFDLMLLDIHMPELDGFQVVRKLRQIEQDSDTHLPVIALTARSRAEDRDKCMQSGMNEYISKPIDRNHLLQTIERLVTLSSDQQEPLVTVRTLIGACGGDELLFQQMKETLQANLPIRLEQLKTVIAMENLSNLREEAHKLAGMLSVFSDVAGNLATQVEDEAEAGQRTSAKESSMRLIELCDNLLRQVEPLTLDQLNRML, encoded by the coding sequence ATGAGATTTCAACATCTTCGCTCACACTTTCTTGTGGCCGGCGGCCTGCTATTGGCGGCCATTGGCAGTTGCGGAGCCTGGAGCATCGTGACGATTCAGCGGATGGGGGCACGTATGGGCGATACGCTCAATACCCATCAGCAAGCAATCGACATCGCGGTCGATATGATCACCTTGCTGGAGGAAGAGGATGAAGCAATTCTGATGGCCATAGGTGGCAAGCCCACTGACGCTCAAGAGAAGCTCGGCTTGGAGCGGCAGCGATTCGACAGCGCTTACCAGAGATTAAGACCACTTCTGGAAAGCGATGCCGATAGAAATACCTATGGCAAGGTTCAACGTAGCGTCGCCCAGTTCCGAACTGTAAGCGACAGATTGTTGAGCGAGATGAATACTCCTGATGCGTTGGATACATACGTCAACACCATTCATCCCGCAATGGCGTTAGCCAAGGAAGATTGCCGCTACTTTCGAGAGGTTAACGTTAACGCGATGCAGCATGAGGGAATCGAAGCTCGGCGCGATGCCAGCCAAAATGGATTGGCGATCTTCTGTGTGACGGTGACTGCCTTGTTGGTATCATCTGGCGTATTGTGGCGACTGACGCATCGCATTTTGCGCCCAATGAATGCTTTGGGCTCAGCTGTCGAGGCGATCGGTAAGGGAGACTTGGAACACCGGGTCGAAGTATTCGAGTCCGATGAGCTCGGAAGACTGGCCGAAGGTTTCAATCGGATGGCCGACAGAATCGCTGATTTCCGTCGAGAACTAGAGCAACAATTCCGCCAGATGGCCGAGAACATCCGGGAAATCTTTTGGATTGTCGATCTAAATCAATCGAAGCTGGTGTACGTCAGTCCCGGTTATGAGGAAGTGTGGGGACGTAGTTGTGAGAGCTTCTACCAAGCTCCGGAAGAACAGATTGAATACGTCATTCCAGAAGATCGAGAGGTAGTCCAACAAAATCTCGAAGATCTGAGGCAAGGAAGCTTTCGGGTGGCGGAGTTTCGCATTGTACGACCAGACGGAGCAATACGCTGGATTCGCCGACGTTCGTTTCCTTTGACTAGTGACACTGGCATTGGACATCGAGTTGCCGGACTGTCTGAGGACATTACGAGCCGCAGGCTCGCCGAAAATCAGCTGAAGGAAAGTGAAGAACGTTTCCGCGGAACGTTTGAAAACGCCGCTGTTGGAATGGCGCATGGTCACATCCATGGCCAGTTTCTGCGTGTGAATCAAAAGCTATGCGACATAATGGGCTACGGACGGGACGACGTTCTGAAACGCACCTTCGTGGATCTAACCCATCCGGATGACGCAACGGATTCTAAGGCCAAGTTTGATGCATTAGTGCGTGGAATGATCGATAGTTACTCGGAAGAGAAACGCTTGGTTCGCCAAGATGGTTCTTTTGTCTGGGTGCATGTGTTTGTTTCTCTTCAACGCGATCCCAACCAACAGCCACTGCACACCATTCACGTTATCGAGGACATTTCCGAGCGAAAACGCTTGGAGGAACAAATTCGGCAAGCAAAGGAGATCGCCGAAGAGGCAAACCTCGCGAAAGACGAGTTTCTCGCCAATGTTAGCCACGAGATTCGCACGCCCATGAATGCGATCCTGGGGATGACAGAGCTGGTCCTAGATACGGAACTCCGCGACGATCAACGCCAATGCCTCAAGACAGTAAAGTCTGCCGGGGACAACCTTCTGAGGATCATTAACGACTTGCTGGATTTCTCTAAAATCGAGGCCGGCAAGATGGTGTTGGAGGAATCGCCGTTCTCCCTGCGAGCGATTATCGGCGAAACACTGCGGGCACTCGCTGCCCGTGCGCATCAGAAGAGTCTGGAATTGATATGTGAGATTCACCCTCAGACTCCGGATGGTTTACTCGGTGACGCCGGCAGGCTCCGTCAGGTGCTGTTGAACGTGATCGGCAATGCGATCAAGTTTACTCAGGCAGGCGAAGTTATGGTCGAGGTCGAAGCCCAGTTACTTGAAGAGTCACGACAATCGCGAGTAACATTCGCGATCACCGATACTGGTATTGGAATTCCCATACATATGCAGCGTCGCATCTTCGAGGCCTTTGAGCAGGAAGACACGTCAACGACACGGAAGTATGGAGGGACTGGTCTAGGTCTATCGATTGCGGCTCGCCTTGTCGAACTGATGGGTGGTGAGATTGAGGTTGATAGCGAACCCGGAAAGGGAAGCACTTTCAAATTCACGGCAACTTTTGAGATTCAGGCCGGCAACGATAATGCTCAAGGGACGACGCTACCTTCCGATGTTTCTGGAATGCGAGTACTAGTTGTCGATGACAATGCGACCAATCGCCGGATCTTAGAAGGAACGCTTCGGCGATGGAACATGCGGCCGGACTGCGTACCTGACGCAGGTATTGCTACAGAGGTTCTTTGGAACGCTGTCAACGAGAACCGGCCTTACGAATTGATCCTGCTCGATTCGCGTATGCCTGAGACCGACGGTCTTACTCTGGCGTCGAGAATTCGCGAATGGCAACCAATGGCTTCTCTTCCCATAGTGATGCTGACATCCGGTGAACGCCCCGGCGATGTGATTCGTTTGCGCGAACTTAAAATCAACGCCAGGTTACTTAAACCGGTGCAGCAAGAAGAATTGCTCGACGTCATCCTCCGACTGACAAAGCAAGCCGAAGCGGAAGAATTACCGACCACGGTGCTCGACATGGAAATGAAATCAACATCGCCGTATCCGCAAATCGAGCGACATTTCAACATTCTGGTGGCCGAGGATAATGAATTCAACGCAGCGATGGTGGAGCGGCTACTCAAAACAAATGGCTATCAAGTTCGGATTGCGACAACCGGTCGAGAGGCATTGGACATGGCGGTACGTGGTGGCTTTGACTTGATGCTCTTGGATATCCACATGCCTGAGCTTGACGGGTTTCAGGTTGTCCGAAAACTTCGGCAAATCGAGCAGGATTCGGACACTCATCTTCCTGTCATCGCGCTGACGGCAAGGTCACGGGCAGAGGATCGGGATAAATGTATGCAATCGGGAATGAATGAATACATCTCGAAGCCGATCGATAGGAATCATCTTTTGCAAACGATCGAACGACTAGTCACCCTTTCCTCAGATCAGCAGGAGCCTCTTGTCACAGTTCGAACGCTGATCGGCGCTTGTGGCGGTGATG
- the ahr gene encoding NADPH-dependent aldehyde reductase Ahr has translation MSTRSIEAWIAEGPGQKFARGSVDLGSLSAEEVEVEVEHCGICHSDLSMLNNEWGMTQYPAVLGHEIVGRVVEAGPAVKGLSVGQRVGIGWSADSCMHCRQCLSGHQHLCAEVTGTIVGHRGGFASHVRAHWAWTIPLPDGLIVEDAGPLFCGGITVFNPLAMYARSTHRVGIVGIGGLGHMAIKFAAASGCEVMAFTSSERKFDEARQLGAHQVVSSRDSSEIQKLSGQLDMLLITVAVPLDWDALISTLAPNGRMHVVGAVLEPIPVQAFSLIMAQRSISGSPTGSPTDIATMLDFAARHRIAPTTEHFAMNQINEAFDRLASGKAHYRIVLDAK, from the coding sequence ATGAGTACCAGATCAATCGAGGCGTGGATAGCGGAAGGTCCCGGCCAAAAATTCGCTCGCGGGTCTGTCGACTTAGGGTCGCTAAGTGCCGAGGAGGTGGAGGTCGAAGTAGAGCACTGTGGAATTTGCCACTCTGACCTATCGATGTTGAACAACGAGTGGGGAATGACACAGTATCCTGCCGTTCTAGGGCATGAGATTGTTGGCCGTGTGGTTGAAGCGGGCCCCGCGGTTAAAGGCTTGAGTGTTGGTCAACGCGTGGGGATTGGGTGGTCGGCCGATAGCTGTATGCATTGCCGGCAGTGTTTGTCGGGTCACCAGCATCTATGCGCCGAGGTAACAGGCACCATCGTAGGGCACCGGGGAGGATTTGCCAGCCACGTGCGGGCTCATTGGGCATGGACGATTCCCCTGCCTGACGGTCTGATTGTGGAAGACGCGGGCCCTCTTTTCTGCGGTGGAATCACCGTGTTCAATCCGCTGGCGATGTACGCCAGGTCGACCCATCGTGTCGGAATCGTGGGAATCGGTGGACTGGGGCATATGGCCATCAAATTTGCGGCGGCATCGGGTTGCGAGGTCATGGCCTTTACTTCCAGCGAACGAAAGTTCGACGAAGCACGGCAACTGGGGGCCCATCAGGTCGTTTCTAGCCGTGACTCGTCGGAAATCCAAAAGCTAAGTGGCCAGCTTGATATGCTTCTCATCACGGTTGCCGTTCCGTTGGACTGGGACGCGTTGATTAGCACCTTGGCTCCTAATGGGCGAATGCATGTTGTCGGAGCCGTTCTCGAGCCAATTCCCGTTCAGGCGTTTTCGCTCATTATGGCACAACGGTCGATATCCGGATCGCCTACCGGTTCGCCTACGGACATTGCCACGATGCTCGATTTTGCCGCGCGACACCGAATCGCACCAACCACCGAACATTTCGCGATGAACCAGATCAACGAGGCATTCGACCGACTTGCTTCCGGAAAAGCGCATTACCGAATTGTCCTGGATGCAAAATAA